Below is a genomic region from Leptotrichia shahii.
CATAATAGATAACTGGCGTTGCAGGCAGCATCATTTGCATTGAAACTACTCTTTTCAGTTTACTTACAGCCGTTCCATCATAAAGATCTGGACGAATATTCAAATATCCTTGATCTGACTGATTATTTCTATCATAAACCCTGTTTGGATTTATCATTCCGCTAAAAATTCTGTCCGTATCAAGCGAGCCGATAAACACTTGTGTCATATTAAAACGATTACTTGAATATCTGTTATAAATTTCATTTAATTTTGTTGCAAATTCTACTCCGCCGATACGATAATTCGGATTAGTATTTACAGTATATTTTATAATATTATTAATTATGTTATAATCTGCTCCACTATCATATATTCCATCTTCAATATCTTTTGTAATGCTATTTGAAACTTCCCCTGTAATCAGCAGATCTGGTTTATATTTTTTCAAATTTTCTGTAATATTTGCGATATATTCTTTATTTTCATTGTCATAATAAACATATCTTATCCCGTCAATCCCGTCATCATAAATTTCCTTTTTAAAAGTTCCATCAGGTCCTAAAACCCATTTTTTCATCGCATTTTCAATATAATTTCTAACTTCAGGATTTTTTAAGTCAAGCACAGTATTCTTCAAATACCAGTTTGAAAATTCCTTATTATTTATTGCAAAAAATCTATTTGATGTAGTGTCAGGCGCTACTTCCAGAACAACTTTAAGCCCTTTCTGATGGGCCTTTTTCACAAGGCTCGCCAGTTTTAAGTCAGAATCTGTCCACACCCACGTTTTTGGATCTAGCAAGTCTTCATCAAGCAAGTTTTTATCAGTTTCAGGATTAAAAATAAGCAAATTTAATTCCATATCCCCATTGTTATTATGAACTTTTGATTTTATGTCAAGTCCTTTTGACGTTCCAGTCTGCTCTATGTAGCCAAAATACGGATCAACGTGATTAAAGTAAATTGTGTCGTATTTATGGTTTGAAAGTGAATAAAATGGTGATGATAAAATTATATATTCTACACCAAGATCTTTAATATAATCAAGTTTTTCAATTATTCCTTCTAAGTCTCCACCATAATAACGTGTGTAATTTTGAACATCATTTAACGTATTTTCTTCCCACTCGTTTTTTTCCTCATAATTACTATTCCACTCATTTAGGGAAAATTGCGGCTTCTCATTTCCGCCCCAATACGCTAAAACTAAATCTTTTTTTGATCTTCCTGAACGAATTTCTCCAGTAGGCTCAGCAAAGTCATCTGTCCCAAACTCATTAAAAATCGCATCATTATCCACATCCCCATTTCTAAATGAATCAATGTAAATCTGATATCCTACAGAACCTCTCGCCCATTCTGGAATCGTCGTTAATTTATCTGACCGTGAAAATTCAAATTTTTCTATATCCTTTAAATTTTTTGAAATATTTCTTCCCATATAATATTTTGTCTTGTCATCTGTCAGCACAAAATAGTAACTTGACACGCCGCTTGGAATTTCAGCCATAAAAATTTCATTTCCACCATAGTTTCCAATTCCACGCATCAATTTTTTACCGCCATCATAAACAACTTCTGCAGAATAAATATCATTATTTTTAGTCTTTAACATTACCTTAACATTATTTCCGTTAAGAACTCTAAATTCAGTATCCTCTTTGTGAACTAATGAATTTAAATCAATAATTCCATCATTTCTTTGACTATATTTCAATGATTCATTTGTTTTAGAAATATATGTATTTTCATCTGTTTCATTTGTTTCATTATTATCATCATCATTATCAATTTTTTCTAAATTTTCACTATTTTTTTTATTATTTTTCTTCGCTACACTAATCAAATAATCCTCTTGAATATTCACAGCATCATTTTTTATATTTTCATGAAAATCCTCATTTTGTACTGAAGCTGAAAATGAAACAACTGAACTTATCAAAAATAGCAAAACTTTCATTTTTAATTTAAAACTCATACTTCTCCTCTATTCACCTTAATTTCCCTAGCCGCAGCCAGACAAAAAACTATTATTTTTATATTTTTTTTATTCACATCACCTTCAAATTGCTCTAAAATACTACTTTTAATTTCCCTAAGTGTAGCCCCAGTTGTTATAATATCATCAAGTATCAGAATGTTTTTATTTTTAAAGTCAATATTTCCAGAAATTTTAAAAGCTCCCTTTATATTTTTATTTCTATCTTCCTCATTTAGAATTCCAGCCATTTTTTTCGTATTTTTAATCCGTTCAAGCTGGACATAATTAACCTTTAAGAAATTCAAAATTTCATCAACCTGATTATATCCTCTCTCATTTTTCCTTTTCCTACTGACAGGCACACTCACAACAACATCTATTTTTTCCCTTTTTAAAACATAATAAAATTCCTCTTTTACCAATTCAGCAATTAGTTTTGCCATAATCTTCCTATGATTATATTTATAGGAATAAATCAATCTTTTAAATTCCCTGTTATAATCCCAGACATAGTAAATATTATTTAATTTCTTCAATTTTTTTAGCTTTTTCAAATCATTTCTTGTATCTTTTGATACAATATCACACTCAACCAATTCCTCCCCAGAAATTATATCCCGATTTCTAAATAAAATTCCTTTAAAATTAAATATTATTTTCCTAAAAACTTTAGACTGGATCTTCAACCTTCTGAATTATTTTGGTTGAGTACATTTCCGTATATCCACAGTTTTTACATATTTTCAAATAAAACGTATCAATAGCTATCTTTGCTCCAACAGCCTTTTTGGTAGGAATAGCCACCTTTTTTATTTCAAATATATCCATTCCGCATTTACAGCATTTTTCATCATTTCTCATATAACCACCTCAAAACGCATTTTTTAACCATTCAATATTTCCAGAACCCTTGCTTACTCCAATAATATCATACCTCACATTCTTATCCCAATTTTTTTTCAAAAGATAAGCC
It encodes:
- a CDS encoding alpha-amylase family glycosyl hydrolase — protein: MSFKLKMKVLLFLISSVVSFSASVQNEDFHENIKNDAVNIQEDYLISVAKKNNKKNSENLEKIDNDDDNNETNETDENTYISKTNESLKYSQRNDGIIDLNSLVHKEDTEFRVLNGNNVKVMLKTKNNDIYSAEVVYDGGKKLMRGIGNYGGNEIFMAEIPSGVSSYYFVLTDDKTKYYMGRNISKNLKDIEKFEFSRSDKLTTIPEWARGSVGYQIYIDSFRNGDVDNDAIFNEFGTDDFAEPTGEIRSGRSKKDLVLAYWGGNEKPQFSLNEWNSNYEEKNEWEENTLNDVQNYTRYYGGDLEGIIEKLDYIKDLGVEYIILSSPFYSLSNHKYDTIYFNHVDPYFGYIEQTGTSKGLDIKSKVHNNNGDMELNLLIFNPETDKNLLDEDLLDPKTWVWTDSDLKLASLVKKAHQKGLKVVLEVAPDTTSNRFFAINNKEFSNWYLKNTVLDLKNPEVRNYIENAMKKWVLGPDGTFKKEIYDDGIDGIRYVYYDNENKEYIANITENLKKYKPDLLITGEVSNSITKDIEDGIYDSGADYNIINNIIKYTVNTNPNYRIGGVEFATKLNEIYNRYSSNRFNMTQVFIGSLDTDRIFSGMINPNRVYDRNNQSDQGYLNIRPDLYDGTAVSKLKRVVSMQMMLPATPVIYYGDEKGMWGADSPRNRKPMLWQDYEPYDNETDNIIKYKDRLRSLPSVVEVNEVQKWISYPVNSNSDIENHYRALLKIREEHKNLFRNGKLRILEVYSDPKTKGRIDSEITAYLDDQKRRAKLYQGRDINPARPNTDFISYEISDGNESMIIVVNNGSDEYPLSLQVPKLFGFYRNQLNLKENYAISDKKIQVNVKPYEVKVLYSNAKNMFDSFRQNKK
- a CDS encoding ComF family protein, whose product is MKIQSKVFRKIIFNFKGILFRNRDIISGEELVECDIVSKDTRNDLKKLKKLKKLNNIYYVWDYNREFKRLIYSYKYNHRKIMAKLIAELVKEEFYYVLKREKIDVVVSVPVSRKRKNERGYNQVDEILNFLKVNYVQLERIKNTKKMAGILNEEDRNKNIKGAFKISGNIDFKNKNILILDDIITTGATLREIKSSILEQFEGDVNKKNIKIIVFCLAAAREIKVNRGEV
- a CDS encoding zinc ribbon domain-containing protein encodes the protein MRNDEKCCKCGMDIFEIKKVAIPTKKAVGAKIAIDTFYLKICKNCGYTEMYSTKIIQKVEDPV